A single region of the Paraburkholderia sp. SOS3 genome encodes:
- a CDS encoding DUF308 domain-containing protein, with amino-acid sequence MDRNVDVSHAAGQRWLKHYYFLRAAFSIVWVALAFVAGQHAPGIAAALLVVYPAWDALSNYLDMSRSGGAVQNRVQAINVVVNLAVTVAVIVALRGSMVDVLEIFGVWAILSGLLQLGTAVRRWKEFGAQWAMILSGAQSALAGGFFIAQARAQVPEAIIKIAGYAAVGAIYFLISAVWLTVSEMRRKSYS; translated from the coding sequence ATGGATCGTAACGTTGATGTTTCGCACGCCGCCGGGCAGCGCTGGTTAAAGCATTATTATTTTTTAAGGGCAGCGTTTTCCATCGTCTGGGTGGCGCTCGCCTTTGTTGCCGGTCAGCATGCGCCCGGCATCGCGGCCGCTTTGCTCGTTGTCTATCCTGCATGGGATGCGCTTTCCAACTACCTGGACATGTCGCGTAGCGGCGGAGCAGTCCAAAACCGCGTGCAAGCAATCAACGTCGTCGTGAATCTCGCGGTAACGGTGGCGGTGATTGTGGCTCTGCGCGGGAGTATGGTCGATGTGCTCGAGATCTTTGGCGTTTGGGCGATTCTCTCCGGGCTGCTGCAGCTCGGCACGGCGGTGCGCCGCTGGAAGGAGTTCGGGGCGCAGTGGGCGATGATTCTGAGCGGCGCGCAATCGGCATTGGCGGGCGGCTTCTTTATCGCGCAGGCTCGAGCGCAAGTGCCGGAAGCCATCATCAAGATAGCCGGTTACGCGGCGGTGGGCGCCATTTACTTCCTGATCTCCGCGGTTTGGCTGACCGTTAGCGAGATGCGACGAAAGTCTTACTCATAG